DNA from Krasilnikovia cinnamomea:
CGGCGCTGCACGCCGCACATGCCGCGGGCATCACGCACCGGGACGTGAAGCCGGCCAACGTGCTGGTCGACGATGGTGGCGTGGTACGGCTCACCGACTTCGGTCTGGCCACGATGCCGGACGCGGAGACCATCACCGAGACCGGCGCGGTGCTCGGCACGCCGGGCTACCTCGCGCCGGAGCAGGTGAACGGGGGCACCCCGGGGCCACCGGCGGACGTGTTCGGCGCCGGGGCCACGTTGTACCACGCGATCGAGGGTGTCGGGCCGTTCCACCGCGCGGGCCTGTTGCCGATGCTGGCCGCGTACGCCCGGCACGACCTGCGTCCGGCCCGCAACGCCGGTGCGCTGGAACCGGCCCTGCAGCGCCTGCTCACCGCCGACCCGGCCGATCGCCCGACCGCCGGGCAGGCGTACGAGCTGCTGGATGACCCTGCCCTGCGGCGGCCGCGGCGGTCCCGGCGGCTGATCTTCACGGATGGGGCCGCCTGGCGGCAGGCGGCACGGACGTTCCAGGTCGCCGCGGCGATGTTCCTGCTCGCCCTCGGCCTCTACCGGGCGGCGGCGCCGCACGTGGAGGCGCTCACGTTGAACCCGGCGATCCGGGCCGAGGGCCTGGAACTGGTCGACGTGTTCGACATCGTGCGGGCGTTGAGCTGGGCGCTGGTGTTCTGGGCGGTGCTGACCCGGCACCGCCGCACGACCGCCGGGCTGGCGGTGCTGGCGGCGACGCTGGAGGTGGTGCGGGTGGCCGCCTGGTATCCACAGTCGCCGGTCCATTTCCTGAACTCATGCTGGTGGATGACCGTGGCGGTAATGGTCGCGGCCACCTCGCTGTGGCTCGTGCGCGGTGACCGGCTCACCCGTCCGGGCTCGCTGCGGTGGTTCGGGGCGGCGCTCGCCGTCGCGGCGCTCGCCGGGTTCTGCGACATCTGGCAGGACCGGGATCCCGGCCGATGGGTCGTCGTCGGGGGCGACGGCGGTCCGTTCGTCTATCTCGGAGTGCCGTTGTACCTGCTCGGTGCCGGGCTCGCCGGGTGGGGGGCGTGGCGCCTGGGCGGTCCGGTACGTCGTCGGCTCGTCGCGGTGGCCGCACCGGTGTGGGGCGTGGCGGCCGTGGTGAACTACGGATTC
Protein-coding regions in this window:
- a CDS encoding serine/threonine-protein kinase, yielding MIRSPGSDQESEGSQVLGGRYRMLRRIGSGGMGVVWLARDEVLHRDVAIKELHYRGGISDRGHADGYRRGLREARAAAALNHPNIVGVYDVLEHDDRPWIVMEFVSGRSLKDIVAQDGPMPAEQAAALGRQLLSALHAAHAAGITHRDVKPANVLVDDGGVVRLTDFGLATMPDAETITETGAVLGTPGYLAPEQVNGGTPGPPADVFGAGATLYHAIEGVGPFHRAGLLPMLAAYARHDLRPARNAGALEPALQRLLTADPADRPTAGQAYELLDDPALRRPRRSRRLIFTDGAAWRQAARTFQVAAAMFLLALGLYRAAAPHVEALTLNPAIRAEGLELVDVFDIVRALSWALVFWAVLTRHRRTTAGLAVLAATLEVVRVAAWYPQSPVHFLNSCWWMTVAVMVAATSLWLVRGDRLTRPGSLRWFGAALAVAALAGFCDIWQDRDPGRWVVVGGDGGPFVYLGVPLYLLGAGLAGWGAWRLGGPVRRRLVAVAAPVWGVAAVVNYGFTGFLASSPRFSPPVMLEPAQWALLAVTPLLAFVVSAFAVNRWERPRS